Sequence from the Abditibacteriaceae bacterium genome:
GAAAACTATCAACTATTTTTGGCAAACAACCCGCCGGGCAAACGACGCGCAAGCCCTTTGAGTTCGAGCAGAACTAACGTTCCATTGACCTGTGCGGCTCCCATTTGTGCACTCGCCGCAATTTTGTCGACGTGCTGCGCCTCGGTTTCCAGTTGAACCCACACCCGATTTTCATCGGCCGACAAATCGGCGCGCGGTAAAATTGGCCCCGCGCGTTCGGTTCTCGCCCGCGCGCTTTGCTTCGCCACGTCGCTTTCAAATGGCAGCGCCCGATTGTTGAGCGCTTCCAACACATCGGCGGCGCTTTCGACGAGCGTTGCTCCTTCTTTTATCAAACGATGCGGCCCGCGCGACTGCACTTTATGAATGTTGCCTGGAACGGCAAATACTTCGCGCCCTTGCTCCATTGCGAAGTCCGACGTTATCAGAGCGCCGCTGCGTTCGCCCGCTTCAACAACGACAACTCCCGCGCACAGCCCCGAAATTATGCGGTTTCGCGCTGGAAAATGCCAGTTTTGTGGTGAAACAGTTGGTGCGAACTCGGAAAGTGCTGCGCCGCCCGCTTCGACATCTTCCATCAATTTACGGTTGTCGGCGGGATAAACGATGTCCAGACCGCAGCCGCAAACCGCGAAAGTGCGGCCACCGGAATCGAGCGCGCCACGATGCGCCGCCGTGTCGATGCCGCGCGCAAGGCCCGAAACAACCGTCACGCCGCGAGCGGCGAATTCGGCGGCAAATTTCTCGGCGACGCCGCGCCCGTATTCGGTCGCGTGCCGCGTGCCGACAATGGCAATAGCGACTTCATCCTGCGGCAGGATTTCGCCACGCACGAATAAATAAGGCGGCGGCGAAGGAATGCCTTTGATTGCTGCAGGATAATCAGCATCTTCGCGCAAGAGCAAACGAATGTTCTTTTGCTCCATCGCCGCGAAGGTTTTCGTCAAATCCTTTTCTGCTGCTTCACGCAATCGCTCAACTGTATTAGGCGTGATTCCTGTGGTTTGCAGTAATTGTTCATCGCCCGTGAGGGCCGCGCCGAGTAGAGCTTCGGGTGTTTGCCAGCGCGCGAGCGCCGCTTCAACACGCGAGGCGGGAAGGGCAACAAACGCAAGACGCAGCCACGCTTCGCGCTCGAAATTGGAGGTAGGAATAAATGCCATCGGAAAACGAAGAGGCAATATAACGGAATATGCGTCAAACAAAAAGTACGGTCGAAATCGACCGTACTTTTGAGAGAACTATATTTCTTC
This genomic interval carries:
- the dprA gene encoding DNA-processing protein DprA codes for the protein MAFIPTSNFEREAWLRLAFVALPASRVEAALARWQTPEALLGAALTGDEQLLQTTGITPNTVERLREAAEKDLTKTFAAMEQKNIRLLLREDADYPAAIKGIPSPPPYLFVRGEILPQDEVAIAIVGTRHATEYGRGVAEKFAAEFAARGVTVVSGLARGIDTAAHRGALDSGGRTFAVCGCGLDIVYPADNRKLMEDVEAGGAALSEFAPTVSPQNWHFPARNRIISGLCAGVVVVEAGERSGALITSDFAMEQGREVFAVPGNIHKVQSRGPHRLIKEGATLVESAADVLEALNNRALPFESDVAKQSARARTERAGPILPRADLSADENRVWVQLETEAQHVDKIAASAQMGAAQVNGTLVLLELKGLARRLPGGLFAKNS